A stretch of the Takifugu flavidus isolate HTHZ2018 chromosome 1, ASM371156v2, whole genome shotgun sequence genome encodes the following:
- the csrnp3 gene encoding cysteine/serine-rich nuclear protein 3 — protein MRRAMSGILKRKFEEVEASSSPCSSLRESDDEVSCSESGDSSDSVNPSASGPFTPNSILKREKRLRTRRVHFEKVTVYYFSRRQGFTSVPSQGGSTLGMSNRHSWIRQYSLGEFALEQERIHRDMLRDHLKEEKLNSVKLKLTKNGTVESEEADTLTAEDISDDDIDLDNTEVDEYFFLQPLTTKKRRALLRSSGVKKIDVEEKHELRAIRVSREDCGCDCRIFCDPETCACSIAGIKCQVDRMSFPCGCSKEGCSNSTGRVEFNPIRVRTHFLHTIMKLELEKSREQQQASPANSYHSETSDLEGGSTLVQSQHRLDYSQSDAVQQTASMHMQHAADAMEELLEEEEEEEEEEDDEEEEEEEEEENEDDEEDEDSSSVCSGLSDSSTQSLANSNSEDDEEDDEDEEKSGSLQGDMAASPVSHTEVVSLSSVLCYSDGSVVHDNHVSGHAFLMNSSPTEYYQLGNAATVSSGPQPVKGFGEVLAFQDPISATNGSATQGTFGLSAEQYTNYSNQAEEHYPAGHHFTLSGSAPANTLTCYGSDQAKVLAEQPDNQTQTQFENYLNNNTASPYSSRGSRVAAEQPPQEPDAARHSDLSLLANANLPLPDHCPEVAAI, from the exons ATGCGGCGGGCCATGAGTGGAATACTGAAGAGGAAATTTGAGGAGGTGGAAGCCTCCTCGTCCCCGTGCTCCTCCTTGCGGGAGTCTGATGATGAGGTCTCCTGCAGTGAGAGCGGGGATAGCAGCGATAGCGTCAACCCCTCAGCCTCGGGCCCGTTCACCC CTAACTCGATACTGAAGCGAGAGAAGCGCCTAAGGACCCGGAGGGTGCACTTTGAGAAGGTGACGGTGTACTACTTCAGCCGTCGGCAGGGCTtcaccagtgttcccagtcaGGGTGGCAGCACACTGGGCATGTCCAACAGGCACAGCTGGATCAGGCAGTACTCTCTGGGTGAGTTtgctctggagcaggagagaaTCCACAGAGACATGCTCAGAGATCACCTAAAGGAGGAGAAGCTCAACTCTGTCAAGCTCAAG CTAACGAAGAACGGCACAGTGGAGTCTGAGGAGGCCGACACACTGACGGCAGAGGACATCTCCGACGACGACATCGATCTGGACAACACGGAGGTGGACGAGTACTTCTTCCTGCAGCCTCTGACCACCAAAAAGCGCCGAGCGCTGCTCCGATCCTCCGGGGTGAAGAAGATTGACGTGGAAGAGAAGCACGAACTGCGAGCCATCCGCGTGTCCAGGGAAGACTGCGGCTGTGACTGCCGGATATTCTGTGACCCGGAGACGTGTGCCTGCAGCATCGCGGGGATCAAGTGCCAG GTCGACCGAATGTCGTTTCCGTGCGGCTGCAGTAAAGAGGGCTGCAGCAATTCCACTGGAAGAGTGGAGTTTAATCCCATCCGTGTGAGGACCCATTTCTTGCACACCATCatgaagctggagctggagaagagccgtgagcagcagcaggcgtcTCCCGCCAACAGTTACCACAGTGAGACCAGTGACCTGGAAGGTGGAAGCACGCTGGTTCAGTCCCAGCACAGGTTGGATTACTCCCAGTCAGACGCTGTGCAGCAGACGGCCAGCATGCACATGCAGCACGCTGCAGATGcgatggaggagctgctggaggaggaggaggaggaggaggaggaggaggatgatgaagaagaggaggaagaagaggaagaggagaatgaagatgatgaggaggatgaggacagTAGCAGCGTTTGCAGCGGGCTCTCTGACTCCAGCACCCAGAGCTTGGCTAACAGCAACTCAGAGGACGATGAAGAGgacgatgaggatgaagagaaatCTGGGAGCCTCCAGGGTGACATGGCGGCCTCGCCGGTGTCTCACACTGAGGTGGTTTCTTTGTCTTCTGTGCTGTGCTACAGCGATGGCTCGGTGGTCCACGACAACCACGTGAGCGGACACGCCTTCCTGATGAACTCCTCCCCGACTGAGTACTATCAGCTCGGGAACGCCGCGACCGTCTCCAGCGGCCCTCAGCCCGTTAAAGGCTTCGGCGAGGTCTTAGCGTTCCAAGATCCCATCAGCGCCACCAACGGCAGCGCGACCCAGGGAACCTTCGGCCTGTCCGCCGAGCAGTACACAAACTACTCTAACCAGGCCGAGGAGCATTACCCAGCCGGTCATCACTTCACTCTGAGCGGCAGCGCTCCCGCCAACACGCTGACCTGCTACGGATCGGACCAGGCGAAGGTGCTGGCGGAGCAGCCGGACAACCAAACCCAGACGCAGTTTGAAAACTACCTGAACAATAACACGGCCAGTCCGTACAGCAGCCGCGGCTCACGCGTGGCAGCGGAGCAGCCCCCGCAGGAGCCCGACGCTGCCAGACATTCTGACCTGAGCTTACTAGCAAACGCTAACCTGCCTTTACCCGACCACTGTCCTGAGGTCGCGGCCATCTAA